Within Dermacentor albipictus isolate Rhodes 1998 colony chromosome 3, USDA_Dalb.pri_finalv2, whole genome shotgun sequence, the genomic segment TGTCCACCGAGTTCACTCTGTTGACCAGACCAAGTTGCTCACTTGCCCCGAGGCCCAGAATAGCTTGCTTCTTCTTTACTGTGAAGAACTCAAGCAGTACACGCCGTTTGCCTAAGTGCACGGCGAGGCGAACTTTTCCACTGTGCGGTATTTCGCCGCCCCCGTAATGGCGCAGGATGCTCCTCGTGGCGTACGGCTGCTGTCTAGTTCCGAGCCTTTTGAACAGCGAACGCGGCAACAAGTTAGCCTGTGCTCCCGTGTCGACCTTAAGCTGCACATCAGTTCCTTCAATGCTCGTTGTTACAATCCAGTCGCGACTTTCGGGACCACGCTTGCTTTCCGTCGTCCTGATCTCCAGAACGTCGAAGTCACTGTCACTCTCCGCTCCTTCGACCACGTCATCAACGGCTGCTCGCTTGCTCGTACAGCAGGCGGCAAAGTGATTAGGCTTCCTGCACTTGTTGCATGTTTTGCCGTACGCCGGACACTTCCTTGGCGCATGCGAGAAGTTGCAATACCGGCATTTTTGGCGTCCGCGTTTAGCTTGCGTTCGTAATACAGGTTCAATCTTGTTTTCCTTCGTCCACGCCCTATTTTGCGATTCGGCAAGTTCCTCAGCTTTGCAGCATTTCACCGCTGTGGCTAGGATCAGGTCTTTCTTTCGAAGAAGCTTTTCTCGCAGGGAAGAGCTGCAAATGCCATAGACAATTTGATCCCGCAGCATGGAATTTCGTAAATCCCCGAAGTTGCACGTTCTCGCTTTTAGTTGCAGATCCCGAAAGAACTGTTCgaatggctctccgtgtgcct encodes:
- the LOC139057706 gene encoding uncharacterized protein, whose translation is MLRDQIVYGICSSSLREKLLRKKDLILATAVKCCKAEELAESQNRAWTKENKIEPVLRTQAKRGRQKCRYCNFSHAPRKCPAYGKTCNKCRKPNHFAACCTSKRAAVDDVVEGAESDSDFDVLEIRTTESKRGPESRDWIVTTSIEGTDVQLKVDTGAQANLLPRSLFKRLGTRQQPYATRSILRHYGGGEIPHSGKVRLAVHLGKRRVLLEFFTVKKKQAILGLGASEQLGLVNRVNSVDSSETYGSLKQAFPRLFTGIGRTRRENKMVLRKDAVPVVQPTRRVP